From a single Brassica napus cultivar Da-Ae chromosome C9, Da-Ae, whole genome shotgun sequence genomic region:
- the LOC106366617 gene encoding cytosolic sulfotransferase 18, protein MEPAIETNSSKHDQTETEFGKNKKRYQDLIATFPHEKGWRPKAPLIEYGGHWFIQLLLEGSLHAQEFFQARPIDFLVCSYPKTGTTWLKALTSAIANRSRFDDSSNPLLKRNPHELVPFIEMEFPFFPDIDVLKDKGNTLFATHLPHGLLPESISKSGCKMVYIWRDPKDTFISMWTFFQKQKVDNGPLNSLEESFDMFCRGLSGYGPYLDHVLSYWKAYQENPNQILFLKYETMKSDPFPHVKKLAEFMGYGITAVEEKEGVIEKVVSLCSFETLKNLEPNIGEKDREDRPCIYKTSAYFRKGNVGDWQNYLTPEMVARIDGLMEEKFKGTGLLEFGK, encoded by the coding sequence ATGGAGCCAGCAATAGAGACGAACTCATCCAAGCACGACCAGACCGAGACAGAGTTTGGGAAGAATAAGAAACGGTACCAAGACCTGATCGCCACGTTTCCTCATGAGAAAGGCTGGAGACCTAAAGCTCCCTTGATTGAATACGGTGGTCACTGGTTTATTCAGCTTCTCCTTGAAGGCTCCCTCCACGCGCAAGAGTTCTTCCAAGCGCGACCCATAGACTTCCTTGTCTGTAGCTACCCAAAGACAGGAACCACCTGGCTCAAAGCTCTCACTTCCGCTATAGCCAACCGCTCTCGCTTCGACGATTCCTCAAACCCTCTCCTGAAACGTAACCCTCACGAGCTTGTTCCGTTCATTGAGATGGAGTTCCCTTTCTTCCCTGATATTGATGTTCTGAAGGACAAAGGGAACACTCTATTTGCCACTCATCTGCCTCACGGACTATTACCCGAGTCGATTTCCAAGTCGGGTTGCAAGATGGTTTACATCTGGAGAGACCCAAAAGACACTTTCATCTCCATGTGGACTTTCTTCCAAAAGCAAAAGGTAGACAATGGCCCTCTCAATAGTCTTGAGGAGTCTTTTGATATGTTCTGTCGAGGTCTTTCCGGCTATGGTCCCTATCTGGACCATGTCTTGTCGTATTGGAAAGCTTACCAAGAAAATCCAAATCAGATCTTGTTCCTCAAGTATGAGACAATGAAATCTGATCCTTTCCCGCATGTGAAGAAACTGGCTGAGTTTATGGGTTATGGAATCACAGCTGTGGAAGAGAAGGAAGGGGTTATTGAGAAAGTTGTGAGTCTTTGCAGTTTCGAGACGCTGAAGAATCTTGAACCCAACATAGGGGAGAAAGACCGAGAGGATCGTCCTTGTATATATAAGACTAGTGCCTACTTCAGGAAGGGAAATGTAGGAGACTGGCAGAACTACCTGACTCCGGAGATGGTAGCTCGAATCGACGGATTGATGGAAGAGAAATTCAAGGGCACCGGTTTGCTTGAATTTGGTAAGTAA
- the LOC106366615 gene encoding protein SABRE, which translates to MEASPAKFFFGFLIVSIFLWMIFILCSRFFAWILSRVLGASVVFRVGGWKCLKDVVVKFKKGAIESVSAGEIKLSLRQSLVKLGVGFLSRDPKVQVLICDLEVVMRSSTSTKNVPKAKSQKPRTSGRGKWMVVANVARFLSVSVADMVVKTRKAIVEVKELKLDISKDGGTKPNLYVKLHVIPILVHLCESRMMSDESSSIGFERCTASQTSSATSDRSSAALFCDEFSLSTEFGHDRAIGIVTRNVEIVSGDVTLTFDEDSFPKSKHSSSTVHSDDVVRSTSVTSSAKKSDKEHKLVAALAKYSPSFPEKVLFILPKLDVRCVNREHDLVAENNITGIELTSVKSKSFEDTGESTRLDVQMELSEIHLFREAKSSVLEIMKVDVVSFIYIPIQPALPVRAEVDIKLGGTRCNLFISRLQPWLRLHFLKKKKLVLHGPTHTLEKSKAADTKAIMWTGTVSAPEMAVILYGIDDLPVYHFCSQSSHVFANNISSMGTAIHVELGELNLHLADEYQECFKENLFGIEPNSGSLMHIAKLSLDWGRRDRTSSDEVGCRSKLVLSVDVTGMGIYFSFKRVESLITNAMSFEALFKTLSVAGKKMNQTGGVQPAKGSGKGTRLVNLNLERCCVTFCDDTGLDNTVIEDPKTVNYGSQGGRVTFSSLADGRPRTANVASTASEECKRLKYSVSLEISQFSLCLNKDKHSVQMDLGRAVSIYQEHLEEHKPCSKVKLFDMHNAKLVRRSGGLNDIDVCSLFSATDISLGWEPDVHLSFYELFLRLKSLVYAQKLEEQEREGRSSVKDGGSGEERNLSNSADKQKKKESMFAIDVETLTISAEVGDGVEVKLEAQSIFSENACIGVLLEGLMLAFNGSRVLKTTRMQISRIPAASSSVSDAAPVMTSGPWDWVVQGLDVHICMPYKLQLRAIDDSIEDMLRALRLITVAKSKNLFPGKRESSKPKNKKSSPKFGRIRFGIRRLTAYIEEEPIQGWLDEHYHLLKKEACELAVRLKFLEDFIQKATQSPKGAETSDPTDERKMLFDGVEIDVQDPSAINKVKDEIHKRSFQSYYQACQGLASSEGSGACTEGFQAGFKPSTARTSLLSVCATDFDLSVTAVHGGDAGLMEVLKKLDPICQENDIPFSRLYGSNVDLKTGSLVVQLRDYTLPLLSGTSGKCEGRIVLAQQATCFQPQISQDVFVGRWRKVRMFRSATGTTPPMKTYSDLRIHFEQGQVSFGVGYEPAFADISYAFTVALRRANLSHRGPGILPTVKKERSLPWWDDMRNYVHGNISLSFSESKWDVLATTDPYESLDKLQIVTGPIELQQSDGRVFVNAKDFKIKLSSLESLISRHSLKIPVGTSGGAFIEAPAFNLEVTMDWECESGDSLNHYLYAFPSEGKPREKVFDPFRSTSLSLRWNFSLRPEKFHQSSSGTEHPTDTAVLCSSQDQPETPTMNLGAHDLAWILKFWGLNYYPPHKLRSFSRWPRFGVARSARSGNLSLDKVMTEFMLRVDATPSLINYMPWDSDDPAKGLSFNMSKLKYELCYSRGKQKYTFECKRDVLDLVYQGLDLHVPKAFLNKDEHPYVPASVQVLRKSSQNALIDRVPSGEDHKRNEKHRDEGFLLSSDYFTIRRQSPKADPERLLAWQEAGRRNLEMTYVRSEFENGSESDEHIRSDPSDDDGYNVVIADNCQRVFVYGLKLLWTIANRDAVWSFVGGISKAFEPPKPSPSRQYTHRKILEESQEGSCPETHQGETLKSSASPGRNLPSQPMEMAEPLSSPSHSVKIEKSYDRAGNTETSESEEDGTRHFMVNVIEPQFNLHSEDANGRFLLAAVSGRVLARSFNSIMRVGVEVIEQALGTGSAQVPECSPEMTWTRMEFSVMLEHVQAHVAPTDVDPGAGLQWLPKIRRNSPKVKRTGALLERVFMPCDMFLRYTRHKGGNPDLKVKPLKELTFNSHDITATMTSRQFQVMLDVLTNLLFARLPKPRKSSLQCPTEDEDVEEEADEVVPYGVEEVELAKINLEEKERARKLLLDDIRKLSYCSDNIDDTHMEREVELWMISTRRSILVQGLKKELLYAQKSRKAASVSLRMALQKAAQLRLMEKEKNKSPSYAMCISLQINKVVWSMLVDGKSFAEAEINDLIYDFDRDYKDIGVARFTTKSFVLRNCLPHAKSDMLLSAWNPPTEWGRKFMLRVDAKQGAPKDGHYPLERFHVEIYPLRIHLTETMYRMMWEYFFPEEEQDSQRRQEVWKISTTAGSKRVKKGLAGDSSTTSHSAVEASRRSSESPSASATTLSQSNADSVQKSNTPSLRCSTGGSAQELRTSSFDRTGGENMAESIGNELVLHASSVEQQEDSSKQKPKETKTVKPGRSSHEEKKAGKSHEEKKSRPRRMMEFHDIRISQVELLVTYEGSRFVVNDLKLLMDTFHRDEFTGTWRRLFSRVKKHIIWGVLKSVTGMQGKKFKDKSQNNRESADNDLILSDNDQTGKSDNQVPWFKRQSDGAGDGFVTSIKGLFNTQRRKAKAFVMRTMRGEAENDFHGEWSDSDVELSPFARQLTITKSKTKRLLKRHTKKFRPRPQRGSSSQQRESLPSSPREGTAFESGYSSGTSPYEDFRD; encoded by the exons ATGGAGGCTTCACCTGCTAAGTTCTTCTTCGGCTTCCTGATTGTTTCCATCTTCTTGTGGATGATCTTCAT acTTTGTTCAAGGTTCTTTGCGTGGATTCTTAGCCGAGTGCTGGGAGCATCTGTTGTGTTCCGTGTTGGCGGTTGGAAATGCCTCAAGGATGTCGTGGTTAAGTTTAAAAAG GGTGCTATTGAGTCGGTGTCTGCTGGTGAAATTAAACTTAGTTTACGACAGTCCTTGGTCAAACTCGGCGTTGGTTTTCTTTCTAGAGATCCAAAAGTGCAAGTCTTGATATGTGATCTTGAAGTTGTAATGAGGTCATCGACTTCAACCAAAAATGTACCCAAAGCCAAAAGTCAGAAACCTCGTACTTCAGGCAGGGGAAAGTGGATGGTGGTTGCTAATGTTGCAAGGTTTCTTTCAGTTTCTGTCGCAGATATGGTTGTCAAG ACCCGAAAGGCAATAGTTGAAGTCAAAGAACTGAAGTTAGATATATCTAAGGATGGTGGAACAAAGCCCAATCTATATGTTAAGCTGCATGTAATACCGATTCTGGTTCACTTATGTGAATCACGCATGATGTCTGATGAGTCGTCTAGCATAGGCTTTGAAAGGTGTACTGCTTCCCAAACGTCTTCTGCCACATCAGACAGATCCTCTGCTGCATTATTTTGTGATGAATTCTCTCTTTCTACCGAGTTTGGACATGACAG GGCTATAGGTATTGTTACACGAAATGTGGAAATTGTATCTGGAGATGTAACTCTGACTTTTGATGAGGATTCGTTTCCTAAGAGCAAACATTCATCATCTACTGTCCATTCAGATGATGTTGTAAGGTCAACTAGTGTTACTTCATCCGCCAAGAAATCGGATAAAGAGCATAAGCTGGTGGCTGCACTCGCAAAATATTCTCCATCTTTTCCTGAAAAG GTTTTATTCATATTACCCAAACTGGATGTGAGATGTGTCAATCGAGAACATGATCTCGTTGCTGAGAATAACATCACAGGAATCGAACTTACGAGTGTTAAGTCAAAATCTTTTGAGGACACAGGGGAGAGTACACGTCTTGATGTTCAGATGGAACTCAGTGAGATTCAT CTTTTTAGAGAAGCTAAGTCCTCTGTTTTGGAGATAATGAAAGTTGATGTGGTCTCTTTTATCTACATCCCAATTCAG CCGGCTCTGCCTGTAAGAGCTGAAGTTGATATAAAGCTGGGAGGTACACGATGCAACCTATTCATTTCTAGGCTACAGCCGTGGTTGCGTCTTCATttcttgaaaaagaaaaaactggtGCTTCATGGTCCCACTCACACACTGGAGAAATCAAAAGCTGCTGATACGAAAGCCATTATGTGGACAGGCACAGTTTCAGCCCCTGAGATGGCTGTTATACTCTATGGTATTGATGATTTACCGGTGTATCAT TTTTGTTCGCAGTCGTCGCATGTGTTTGCAAATAACATTTCGAGTATGGGCACAGCAATTCATGTTGAACTTGGTGAATTGAATCTGCATTTGGCAGATGAGTACCAGGAATGCTTTAAAGAAAACCTTTTCGGAATAGAGCCGAACTCTGGTTCGTTGATGCATATAGCAAAGCTTAGCTTGGATTGGGGAAGAAGAGACAGAACATCATCTGACGAGGTTGGTTGCAGAAGTAAATTGGTACTCTCAGTAGACGTGACAGGAATGGGTATATACTTTTCTTTCAAGCGTGTTGAATCTCTCATAACAAATGCTATGTCCTTCGAAGCTCTCTTCAAGACATTATCTGTTGCTGGCAAAAAGATGAATCAAACTGGAGGAGTGCAACCAGCCAAAGGATCTGGGAAAGGAACTAGGCTAGTGAATCTGAATCTTGAACGTTGTTGTGTGACTTTCTGTGACGACACTGGATTGGATAATACAGTTATTGAAGACCCTAAAACCGTCAATTATGGATCACAAGGTGGCCGAGTTACGTTTAGTTCATTAGCTGATGGCAGACCACGCACAGCGAACGTAGCGTCTACTGCTTCTGAAGAATGTAAAAGACTGAAGTACTCGGTTTCTCTTGAAATATCACAGTTTAGCCTTTGTCTCAACAAGGATAAACACTCGGTGCAAATGGATCTTGGAAGAGCAGTATCCATCTATCAGGAGCATTTGGAGGAGCATAAACCTTGTTCAAAGGTCAAGTTGTTTGATATGCACAACGCAAAGCTTGTACGTCGATCTGGTGGTCTTAATGACATAGATGTGTGTTCTCTCTTCAGTGCTACTGATATTTCACTGGGTTGGGAACCTGATGTTCATCTATCTTTCTATGAACTGTTTTTACGGTTGAAATCCCTGGTTTATGCGCAAAAGCTTGAGGAACAGGAAAGGGAGGGCAGATCTAGTGTGAAAGATGGTGGCTCGGGTGAAGAAAGAAATCTGTCCAATTCTGCTGACAAGCAGAAGAAAAAGGAATCTATGTTTGCTATTGATGTGGAAACTTTGACGATATCAGCTGAGGTAGGAGATGGGGTAGAGGTTAAATTGGAGGCGCAATCAATTTTTTCTGAGAATGCGTGTATAGGAGTCCTTCTTGAGGGGCTTATGCTTGCTTTTAATGGATCTCGAGTGTTGAAAACTACAAGAATGCAAATATCAAGAATCCCTGCTGCCTCGTCTAGTGTGTCTGATGCAGCCCCTGTAATGACAAGTGGTCCTTGGGACTGGGTAGTACAAGGTCTTGATGTGCACATTTGTATGCCATACAAATTACAGTTGCGTGCCATAGATGATTCGATTGAGGACATGTTGCGAGCCTTGAGACTTATAACTGTAGCGAAAAGTAAAAACCTGTTTCCAGGAAAGAGAGAAAGCTCGAAGCCTAAGAACAAGAAATCTAGCCCAAAATTTGGCCGCATAAGATTTGGCATACGCAGGCTAACCGCATATATTGAGGAAGAACCAATTCAAGGTTGGCTTGATGAACACTATCATCTGTTGAAGAAGGAAGCCTGCGAGTTGGCTGTCAGATTGAAATTTCTTGAAGATTTTATCCAAAAAGCTACCCAGTCTCCTAAAGGTGCTGAAACAAGTGATCCTACAGATGAAAGAAAGATGCTTTTTGATGGGGTTGAAATTGATGTCCAGGATCCTTCAGCTATTAACAAAGTGAAGGATGAGATTCATAAACGGTCTTTTCAATCGTATTATCAGGCATGCCAGGGTTTAGCATCCTCAGAGGGTTCAGGTGCCTGTACGGAAGGATTCCAGGCAGGTTTTAAGCCAAGTACTGCTAGAACCTCTCTTCTCTCTGTTTGTGCCACAGATTTTGATTTAAGCGTGACGGCAGTTCATGGTGGTGATGCTGGTTTGATGGAAGTCttgaagaagcttgatcctATATGTCAAGAAAACGACATACCCTTTTCAAGGTTATATGGAAGCAATGTTGACTTGAAAACTGGAAGCTTGGTAGTTCAGCTAAGAGATTACACACTTCCTCTTCTCTCTGGCACTTCTGGCAAATGTGAAGGTCGTATTGTGCTGGCTCAGCAG GCAACGTGTTTTCAGCCACAAATTTCCCAAGACGTATTTGTAGGCAGATGGAGAAAAGTGCGAATGTTCCGGTCAGCAACTGGGACAACTCCACCGATGAAGACCTACTCAGATCTGCGCATACACTTTGAACAAGGACAAGTTTCCTTTGGAGTTGGATATGAACCGGCTTTTGCAGACATTAGCTATGCTTTCACAGTTGCTCTTCGGAGAGCGAATCTGAGTCATAGAGGTCCAGGTATTCTACCCACCGTTAAAAAAGAACGAAGCTTACCTTGGTGGGATGATATGAGAAACTATGTTCATGGCAATATCAGTTTATCTTTCTCTGAATCAAAATGGGATGTTCTTGCTACAACGGATCCATATGAGAGTCTTGATAAACTTCAAATAGTGACTGGTCCTATTGAACTTCAGCAGTCAGATGGTCGTGTGTTTGTCAATGCTAAAGACTTCAAGATAAAACTGAGCAGTCTGGAGAGTTTGATAAGCCGACACTCTTTAAAAATTCCAGTTGGCACCTCTGGAGGTGCATTTATTGAAGCCCCTGCATTTAATCTTGAAGTCACAATGGACTGGGAATGTGAGTCTGGGGATTCTTTGAATCATTACCTATATGCATTTCCATCTGAAGGAAAGCCTCGTGAGAAGGTCTTTGATCCGTTCAGATCAACATCACTCTCGCTTCGGTGGAATTTCTCCCTTAGACCTGAAAAGTTTCACCAGTCTTCCTCAGGTACTGAGCATCCAACAGACACTGCAGTTCTCTGCAGCTCGCAAGACCAGCCTGAGACACCAACAATGAATCTCGGAGCTCATGATTTGGCATGGATACTTAAGTTCTGGGGTTTGAATTACTATCCTCCTCATAAGTTACGTTCTTTCTCCAGATGGCCTAGGTTTGGTGTTGCAAGAAGTGCAAGATCAGGAAATTTATCTCTAGATAAGGTGATGACGGAATTTATGCTCCGTGTAGATGCCACTCCTTCCTTGATAAATTACATGCCTTGGGACTCTGACGATCCTGCCAAAGGATTGAGTTTTAACATGTCAAAGCTAAAATACGAACTGTGCTATAGTCGCGGGAAGCAAAAATATACATTTGAATGCAAGCGGGATGTGCTTGACCTTGTATATCAAGGTCTTGATCTTCACGTGCCTAAGGCTTTTCTTAACAAAGATGAGCATCCTTACGTTCCAGCAAGCGTTCAGGTTTTGAGAAAAAGCTCCCAAAATGCTTTGATAGACAGAGTACCCTCTGGAGAGGACCATAAGAGGAATGAGAAGCATCGCGATGAAGGGTTTCTATTGTCTTCTGATTATTTTACAATCAGAAGGCAGTCCCCAAAAGCTGATCCTGAAAGACTATTGGCATGGCAAGAGGCTGGAAGAAGAAATCTGGAGATGACGTATGTGAGGTCTGAGTTTGAGAATGGAAGCGAGAGTGATGAACATATACGATCAGACCCTAGTGATGATGATGGATACAATGTTGTCATTGCTGACAATTGTCAACGGGTCTTTGTTTATGGCCTCAAACTCCTGTGGACAATTGCAAATAGAGATGCTGTTTGGTCTTTTGTTGGTGGAATATCGAAAGCATTTGAGCCACCGAAACCTTCTCCGTCTCGTCAGTATACACACAGAAAGATTCTTGAAGAGAGTCAAGAGGGATCTTGTCCGGAAACACATCAAGGGGAAACGTTGAAATCTTCTGCAAGCCCAGGTAGGAACCTCCCTTCTCAGCCTATGGAGATGGCAGAACCTCTTTCATCACCGTCGCACTCAGTGAAAATTGAGAAATCATATGACAGAGCTG GTAATACTGAGACCAGTGAATCTGAGGAAGATGGGACTCGTCACTTCATGGTGAATGTCATTGAGCCACAGTTTAATCTTCACTCAGAAGATGCTAAT GGTCGCTTTCTGCTTGCTGCTGTTAGTGGTCGTGTTCTAGCACGATCTTTTAATTCCATTATGCGTGTTGGTGTGGAAGTAATTGAGCAGGCTCTTGGCACTGGAAGTGCCCAGGTTCCAGAATGTAGTCCTGAGATGACTTGGACTCGGATGGAATTTTCTGTAATGTTAGAGCATGTGCAGGCCCATGTTGCTCCGACTGATGTTGACCCAGGTGCTGGGTTGCAGTGGCTCCCAAAAATTCGCAGAAACTCGCCAAAAGTGAAACGTACTGGTGCTTTACTTGAAAGGGTCTTCATGCCTTGTGACATGTTCTTAAGGTATACAAGACACAAAGGTGGAAATCCTGATTTAAAG GTGAAACCACTAAAAGAGCTCACTTTCAATTCACACGATATAACCGCTACGATGACGTCTCGGCAATTCCAGGTTATGCTGGATGTTCTGACTAACCTTCTCTTTGCAAGGCTTCCAAA GCCTCGGAAAAGTAGTCTCCAGTGTCCTACTGAAGATGAAGATGTTGAAGAGGAGGCTGATGAGGTAGTTCCATATGGAGTTGAAGAGGTAGAACTTGCTAAAATCAACCTTGAAGAGAAAGAGCGAGCGCGAAAGTTGCTTCTTGATGATATTAGAAAATTGTCTTATTGTTCTGACAATATTGATGATACACATATGGAAAGGGAAGTTGAGCTGTGGATGATAAGTACCAGAAGATCCATACTG gtgCAAGGATTAAAGAAAGAGCTCTTATATGCACAGAAATCTAGAAAGGCTGCTTCCGTATCTTTAAGAATGGCACTGCAGAAGGCTGCACAGCTGCGACTGATGgagaaagagaagaacaaaAGTCCATCATACGCTATGTGCATATCCTTGCAGATCAATAAGGTTGTTTGGAGCATGCTTGTAGACGGTAAATCCTTTGCTGAAGCAGAGATAAATGACCTG ATTTATGACTTTGATCGAGACTACAAGGACATTGGCGTTGCTCGATTCACGACCAAGTCCTTTGTTTTGAGGAACTGTCTGCCTCATGCAAAGTCGGATATGCTTTTATCAGCATGGAATCCTCCAACCGAGTGGGGAAG GAAATTCATGCTTCGTGTTGATGCAAAGCAAGGAGCACCAAAAGATGGACACTATCCTCTTGAGCGTTTCCAT GTGGAGATTTACCCCCTAAGGATCCATTTGACAGAAACAATGTACAGAATGATGTGGGAGTATTTCTTCCCAGAGGAAGAGCAGGATTCACAAAGGCGACAG GAAGTTTGGAAAATTTCCACGACAGCTGGCTCAAAACGTGTAAAGAAAGGGCTAGCAGGTGATTCTTCTACAACTAGTCACTCCGCTGTTGAAGCATCTCGCAGGAGTTCTGAATCACCCTCTGCTTCTGCGACAACGCTGTCACAAAGCAATGCTGACTCTGTTCAA AAATCAAATACGCCAAGCCTAAGGTGTAGTACTGGTGGTTCAGCTCAGGAGTTGAGAACATCTTCTTTCGATAGGACTGGGGGAGAAAATATGGCAGAATCTATAGGTAATGAACTCGTGCTGCATGCTTCTTCCGTGGAACAACAGGAGGATTCCTCTAAACAGAAACCCAAAGAGACAAAAACCGTCAAGCCTGGCCGCTCTTCTCATGAAGAAAAGAAGGCTGGAAAATCACATGAGGAGAAGAAATCTAGGCCTAGAAGGATGATGGAGTTTCACGACATTAGAATAAGTCAG GTGGAGCTTCTAGTGACCTATGAGGGCTCAAGATTTGTTGTAAATGACCTCAAGTTGTTGATGGATACATTTCACCGTGATGAGTTCACTGGTACCTGGAGAAGACTCTTTTCTCGTGTTAAGAAACACATCATTTGGGGGGTATTGAAGTCTGTTACAGGAATGCAG GGGAAGAAATTCAAAGACAAATCTCAGAACAACCGTGAATCTGCTGACAATGACCTTATTCTAAGTGACAATGATCAGACGGGGAAATCTGATAATCAAGTACCATGGTTTAAGCGTCAAAGCGATGGAGCAGGTGATGGGTTTGTTACTTCTATTAAAGGACTCTTCAATACGCAAAGGCGCAAGGCCAAAGCATTTGTCATGAGAACTATGAGAGGTGAAGCAGAGAATGACTTCCACGGGGAGTGGAGCGACAGTGATGTAGAATTGTCTCCTTTTGCTCGGCAACTAACTATAACAAAATCTAAGACTAAGAGGCTCCTCAAACGCCACACTAAGAAATTCCGCCCAAGACCTCAAAGAG GTTCGAGTTCCCAGCAAAGAGAATCACTTCCATCATCTCCCAGAGAGGGCACTGCATTTGAAAGTGGCTATTCAAGCGGAACTTCACCGTATGAGGATTTTCGAGATTAA